The following are encoded together in the Choloepus didactylus isolate mChoDid1 chromosome 7, mChoDid1.pri, whole genome shotgun sequence genome:
- the LOC119539242 gene encoding tubulin beta-2B chain: protein MREIVHIQAGQCGNQIGAKFWEVISDEHGIDPTGSYHGDSDLQLERINVYYNEATGNKYVPRAILVDLEPGTMDSVRSGPFGQIFRPDNFVFGQSGAGNNWAKGHYTEGAELVDSVLDVVRKESESCDCLQGFQLTHSLGGGTGSGMGTLLISKIREEYPDRIMNTFSVMPSPKVSDTVVEPYNATLSVHQLVENTDETYCIDNEALYDICFRTLKLTTPTYGDLNHLVSATMSGVTTCLRFPGQLNADLRKLAVNMVPFPRLHFFMPGFAPLTSRGSQQYRALTVPELTQQMFDSKNMMAACDPRHGRYLTVAAIFRGRMSMKEVDEQMLNVQNKNSSYFVEWIPNNVKTAVCDIPPRGLKMSATFIGNSTAIQELFKRISEQFTAMFRRKAFLHWYTGEGMDEMEFTEAESNMNDLVSEYQQYQDATADEQGEFEEEEGEDEA from the exons ATGCGTGAGATCGTGCACATCCAGGCCGGCCAGTGCGGCAACCAGATCGGCGCCAAG TTTTGGGAGGTCATCAGCGATGAGCATGGCATCGACCCCACTGGCAGTTACCATGGCGACAGCGACCTGCAGCTGGAGAGAATCAATGTCTACTACAATGAAGCCACTG GTAACAAATACGTACCTCGGGCCATCCTGGTGGATCTGGAACCTGGCACGATGGACTCGGTCCGGTCCGGGCCATTTGGTCAGATCTTCAGGCCGGATAACTTCGTGTTCG GCCAGAGCGGTGCCGGGAATAACTGGGCAAAGGGCCACTACACAGAGGGAGCTGAGCTGGTGGACTCGGTCCTGGACGTGGTGAGGAAGGAGTCGGAGAGCTGCGACTGTCTCCAGGGCTTCCAGCTGACCCACTCTCTGGGGGGCGGCACGGGCTCGGGGATGGGCACGCTGCTCATCAGCAAGATCCGCGAGGAGTACCCCGACCGCATCATGAACACCTTCAGCGTCATGCCCTCGCCCAAGGTGTCGGACACGGTGGTGGAGCCCTACAACGCCACCCTCTCCGTCCACCAGCTGGTGGAGAACACGGACGAGACCTACTGCATCGACAACGAGGCCCTCTACGACATCTGCTTCCGCACCCTGAAACTGACCACCCCCACCTACGGGGACCTCAACCACCTGGTGTCGGCCACCATGAGCGGCGTCACCACCTGCCTGCGCTTCCCGGGCCAGCTGAACGCGGACCTGCGCAAGCTGGCGGTCAACATGGTGCCCTTCCCGCGCCTGCACTTCTTCATGCCCGGCTTCGCGCCCCTCACCAGCCGGGGCAGCCAGCAGTACCGGGCACTGACCGTGCCCGAGCTCACCCAGCAGATGTTCGACTCCAAGAACATGATGGCCGCCTGCGACCCCCGCCACGGCCGCTACCTGACGGTGGCCGCTATCTTCCGCGGCCGCATGTCCATGAAGGAGGTGGACGAGCAGATGCTGAACGTGCAGAACAAGAACAGCAGCTACTTCGTGGAGTGGATCCCCAACAACGTGAAGACGGCCGTGTGCGACATCCCGCCCCGGGGCCTCAAGATGTCAGCCACCTTCATCGGCAACAGCACGGCCATCCAGGAGCTGTTCAAGCGCATCTCGGAGCAGTTCACGGCCATGTTCCGGCGCAAAGCCTTCCTGCACTGGTACACGGGCGAGGGCATGGACGAGATGGAGTTCACCGAGGCCGAGAGCAACATGAATGACCTGGTGTCCGAGTACCAGCAGTACCAGGACGCCACGGCCGACGAGCAGGGCGAGTTCGAGGAGGAGGAGGGCGAGGATGAGGCGTGA
- the LOC119540853 gene encoding uncharacterized protein LOC119540853: MGWELPSTPRDSTAQVPDLQRKSLPFFPILPASSHEGWHRATTSSGFPSGGGRRGVRRTALSGFATHRTHHPISPEKRRAYWGVGGKREVLTAGLRNACQALGVLCSADSPAPGPLQRFCRDDSPRSAAGHTHPMGSPGTKPTRGAQWGLVPGRALMDPWRGAGWGGLPEPWRSPEPWRLPSQLTAPQTMRTPPTPLPVCTPALIGRG; encoded by the exons ATGGGGTGGGAGCTCCCTTCCACCCCTCGGGATAGCACAGCACAGGTTCCAGATCTGCAGCGGAAgtctctgccctttttccctaTCCTCCCTGCCTCCAGC CACGAAGGCTGGCACCGCGCGACGACCTCCTCCGGGTTCCCTTCGGGTGGCGGCCGCCGCGGAGTCCGGCGCACCGCGCTGAGTGGGTTTGCTACCCACAGAACCCACCACCCCATTTCACCTGAGAAGCGCCGAGCCTACTGGGGGGTGGGCGGCAAGCGTGAGGTTTTAACCGCTGGGTTGCGGAACGCCTGCCAAGCTCTCGGAGTCCTTTGTTCCGCCGACAGCCCCGCCCCCGGGCCCCTACAGCGTTTCTGCCGGGATGACAGTCCACGCTCCGCAGCCGGCCACACCCACCCCATGGGCTCGCCCGGAACAAAGCCGACCCGTGGGGCGCAGTGGGGCTTGGTCCCAGGCCGGGCGCTCATGGACCCTTGGAGAGGGGCGGGATGGGGTGGATTGCCTGAGCCTTGGAGATCGCCTGAGCCCTGGAGGTTGCCGTCGCAGTTGACCGCA CCCCAGACAATGCGCAcgccccccacccctctcccggTCTGCACGCCCGCGCTGATTGGCCGCGGATAG